Part of the Sinomonas atrocyanea genome is shown below.
CCTCGCCAGCAGCCGGCCCGCCATCGCCGGCCCGCGTCAGTCCCCGTCGGGCACGAGGGTCAGGGAGATGGAGTTGATGCAGAAGCGCTGGTCGGTTGGCGTGCCGTAGCCCTCGCCCTCGAACACGTGGCCGAGGTGGGAGTTGCAGGAGGCGCACCGGACCTCGATGCGGTCCATGCCCAGAGTGCGGTCGTGCAGGTACACGACCGCGTCCTCGGCGAGGGGCGCCCAGAAGGAGGGCCAGCCGCAGTGGGAGTCGAACTTCGTCCTGCTGGTGAAGAGCTCGGCGCCGCAGGCCCGGCACCGGTACGACCCCTGCGTATGGGTGTCCCAGTACTCCCCGGTGTAGGCGCGCTCGGTGCCCGCCTGCCTCAGGACGCGGTACTCCTCGTCAGTGAGGCGGGCGCGCCACTCGTCCTCGGTGAGGGCAGCAGGCGCCCGGCCTGGATCAGGGGTGGGGGTGGAGGTGGTGTCCATATCCACTCCAACGCTCAGGAGTCCCCGATGAATCCCGTCCCGGCGTACAGGTGCAGGACGGGGATGCCGAGCTTGCGCTGGGCGAGGTTGGCCCAGTCGGTGTGGAACGTGTCCTCGATCGCGTGCGGGAGGGTCACCACGACGGCCTGCTCGGCGCCGGCCGCAGCGGCGCGCTCGGCGAGGGCGTGCACGGGGTCGCCCTCGATGATGCTCCCGGTGAGCTCGCCCCCGAGTCCTGCGAGCGCGGCGAGCGAGGCCTCCAGGGCGGCCTCCGCGGCGGACCTCTGCGCAGCAGGGTCGGCGGGCTGCTCGGAGAGCCCCTCGACGGCCTTGCTGAACTCGAGCATGGACAGATGGTCGAGGAAGTCCACCACGAGGCGGCGCTTGCGGCCTGCGGGGACGAGGACATCGATCGCCGCGGCCTCGCCGCTGAGGAGGCCCTCGACGGCCTTGCGCTCGCTCGGGCCCAGGGCGACTTCGGTCAGGATGAGGATCGGCGCGCTCATGGACCCAGAGTAGGGCAGCGGCTGCCGCGAGCGGGAGAGGCTCAGCGCGCGCCTGCGTCCGGGCGGCGGGGCAGGCCGCGGCGGCGTCCGCGCGGGCCTGCCTCACGGGTCCTCCCGGACCCTTTTGCGACAATGGGGACATGCCCGCCCGAGCCGCCCACGCGCCGTCGTCCGAGTCCGAGTCCGAGCCGCTGCCCCGCGCCGTGTGGGCCCTCGCAGGGGCCGGGGCGGCCCTGGGGCTCGCCTCGGCGGCCGCAGCGTCGAGCTCGGCGCTCGCGACGTACTTCGCCCGGCGCATCGTCACCCCGGAACGGACCAAGACCGAGGACCAGGAGGTCCTCGCCGTCCAGGGCGAGGGCTCCTCCCGGCGGGTGATCCTCCGGGCGACCTCCGAGACACGGGCCGAGGGGGAGTACAGCCTCTTCTTCGACGGCGGCGCCGGGCACGTGCGCCTGGGCGCGCCCATCGACTATGCGCCCGAGGAGACGACGGTGACGCGGCCGGTCCTGGCCGAATACTCCGGAGACATCACCAAGGCGGTCCGGGCGCGCTGGAGCGGCTACGTCTACGGCTCGCCCGCGGACCTCGGCCTCGCGTACGAGGACGTGATACTGCCGCTCGACGTCGGCCGCGGCCCCGCCTGGTACGTCCCCGCGCCGGGGGCGACGTGGGCGATCCTTGTCCATGGCCGGGGGGCGACTCGCGGCGAAGGGCTGCGTGCGCTCCCCACCGTCCAGGCACTGGGCATGCCGGCGCTGCTGATCTCCTACCGCAACGACGGGGAGGCGCCCGCCGCTCCGGACGGGCGCTACGGGCTCGGCATGACCGAGTGGCGCGACGTCGAGATTGCCATCCAGTACGCCCTCGACGCGGGCGCCCGCGACGTCGTCCTCTTCGGCTGGTCCATGGGCGGGGCGATCAGCCTGCTCGCCGCCGACTCATCCCTGCTGCGTGAGCACGTGCGCGCGCTCGTGCTCGACGCGCCCGTCGTCGACTGGGTGGACGTGCTCGCCTACCAGGCCCGGCTCAACCGCATCCCCTCCCGGGTGGGACGCCTGGGCCAGCTGCTCCTCGGACGCTCCTGGGGACGGCGCCTGACGGGCCTGGCCGCGCCGCTGGACTTCAAGGCGATGGACTGGGTGACCCGTGCCGTCGAGCTGCGCACCCCGACCCTGATCCTGCACAGCGTGGACGACGACTTCGTCCCGGTCGGGCCCTCGCTCGAGCTCGCGAAGCGCAACCCCGAGATGGTCACGCTCGAGACGTTCCGGCACGCGCGCCACACGAAGGAATGGAATGTCGATCCTGAGCGGTGGATGTCCGTGGTGAGCGCCTGGCTCTCCGATGTGCTCGCCCCCCGCCGGGCGCCGGGCGGCGCCGCCTGACGCCGTGCGGGACCGCGATCCCGGTCCGCTCCGGGGCGCCGGGCCTCAGTCTGCTGTGCGGAGGCGGGCGACCACCGCGCCCGTGAGGCGGACCAGGTCCGCGGGGGAGAGCTCGACGTCGAAGCCCCGCCGTCCGCCG
Proteins encoded:
- the msrB gene encoding peptide-methionine (R)-S-oxide reductase MsrB — protein: MDTTSTPTPDPGRAPAALTEDEWRARLTDEEYRVLRQAGTERAYTGEYWDTHTQGSYRCRACGAELFTSRTKFDSHCGWPSFWAPLAEDAVVYLHDRTLGMDRIEVRCASCNSHLGHVFEGEGYGTPTDQRFCINSISLTLVPDGD
- a CDS encoding alpha/beta hydrolase family protein, encoding MPARAAHAPSSESESEPLPRAVWALAGAGAALGLASAAAASSSALATYFARRIVTPERTKTEDQEVLAVQGEGSSRRVILRATSETRAEGEYSLFFDGGAGHVRLGAPIDYAPEETTVTRPVLAEYSGDITKAVRARWSGYVYGSPADLGLAYEDVILPLDVGRGPAWYVPAPGATWAILVHGRGATRGEGLRALPTVQALGMPALLISYRNDGEAPAAPDGRYGLGMTEWRDVEIAIQYALDAGARDVVLFGWSMGGAISLLAADSSLLREHVRALVLDAPVVDWVDVLAYQARLNRIPSRVGRLGQLLLGRSWGRRLTGLAAPLDFKAMDWVTRAVELRTPTLILHSVDDDFVPVGPSLELAKRNPEMVTLETFRHARHTKEWNVDPERWMSVVSAWLSDVLAPRRAPGGAA